The following are encoded together in the Brassica napus cultivar Da-Ae chromosome A9, Da-Ae, whole genome shotgun sequence genome:
- the LOC106454036 gene encoding uncharacterized protein LOC106454036 — MATSSASDIDMVIDKTRRTPFTNRIASVRLHHMGKLKFLEYAGSTDPKAHVRAFRLAISRAHLTEDEKEAGYCCFFAENLTGAALESFARLEENSIDNFTQLVSTFLKKYSVFIETKVTEADLWNLKQAPFEPLRAYINKFREIKAKILHPNEAVALAALKNGVWFSSKFREELAVRTRISLDDALQRASYFTSHEEELAALKEQYSANKNNAIKNPATPKEPTTKGQHSYSINNWLQKSSTYDLSKYCTFHDRKGHSTEECRAALRNQNKNKKTNEEAGEKEEPLTPKSNQKTKVPTNKRGREIEQESPSSPPPAPKKRVDIISWGQNSKATDEIKSQTEGKIRFEIAVAIRTLEKTDEDTPPSQVMKYNQNTRPPSMRFFNFKRKH; from the coding sequence ATGGCAACGAGCTCCGCCTCGGACATCGATATGGTCATCGACAAAACAAGAAGGACCCCGTTTACAAACAGAATCGCCAGCGTAAGACTACATCACATGGGAAAATTAAAATTCCTCGAGTACGCCGGAAGCACAGACCCAAAAGCCCATGTGCGAGCCTTTCGTCTAGCGATATCGAGAGCGCACCTCACTGAAGACGAAAAAGAAGCTGGGTACTGCTGTTTCTTCGCCGAAAATCTCACTGGAGCCGCACTAGAATCTTTCGCCAGACTAGAAGAAAATTCTATCGACAACTTCACCCAGTTGGTATCAACATTCCTGAAAAAATACTCAGTCTTCATAGAGACCAAAGTTACCGAAGCAGACCTTTGGAACCTCAAACAAGCACCTTTCGAACCATTAAGAGCGTACATAAACAAGTTCCGAGAGATCAAGGCCAAAATTTTGCACCCAAACGAAGCCGTCGCCTTAGCAGCATTAAAGAATGGAGTTTGGTTCTCATCCAAATTTAGGGAAGAACTGGCGGTTCGAACACGTATCTCACTGGACGACGCCTTACAGAGAGCCTCGTACTTCACCAGCCACGAGGAGGAACTCGCAGCATTAAAGGAACAATACAGTGCAAACAAGAATAATGCAATCAAAAATCCGGCGACCCCCAAAGAACCAACCACCAAGGGACAACACTCCTACTCAATAAATAACTGGCTGCAGAAATCATCGACATACGACCTCAGCAAATATTGCACCTTCCATGACCGCAAGGGCCACTCAACCGAGGAATGTCGGGCTGCACTTcgtaatcaaaacaaaaataagaaaactaacGAAGAAGCAGGAGAAAAAGAGGAACCACTAACTCCGAAATCTAACCAAAAAACCAAGGTCCCAACGAACAAAAGAGGTAGGGAGATCGAGCAGGAATCACCAAGCTCTCCACCTCCGGCTCCGAAGAAAAGGGTCGACATTATTTCATGGGGGCAGAACAGTAAAGCAACCGATGAAATCAAGAGCCAAACCGAAGGAAAAATCCGTTTCGAGATCGCGGTAGCAATCCGCACACTAGAAAAAACCGACGAGGACACCCCTCCTTCCCAGGTCATGAAGTACAACCAAAACACAAGACCTCCTAGCatgagatttttcaacttcAAGCGAAAGcattaa